The following proteins are co-located in the Agromyces laixinhei genome:
- a CDS encoding cation transporter, with translation MTARFGRTELPDRQARSLKRAERFEWLTLGYLAISIVLVYFVIGSSQAMKAAWIEDLLSLAPPIAFLVAIRIVNRRPTDRYPYGFHRSIGVAHLVAGVALFAMGTFLIVDSAIGLFRLEHPPIGSVQIFGQTIWLGWLMMAVMALTIPLPIYFGRVKMSLAKELHDKVLYADADMNKADWTTAVGTIVGVAGIGIGWWWADAAAALFIAAGILRDGVRNMRSAITDLMDTRATTFDGDRPHPVTAEIDTYLRALPWAAEVGSRVRDEGHVFHVESFIVPRHGRTPSLRKLREARDGCIELDWKVQDIVLVLVDELPEEVGGPVGDRQSERNR, from the coding sequence GTGACCGCGCGATTCGGCCGAACCGAGCTTCCCGATCGACAGGCACGCAGCCTGAAGCGAGCCGAGCGCTTCGAATGGCTCACGCTCGGATACCTGGCGATCAGCATCGTGCTCGTGTATTTCGTGATCGGCAGCTCTCAGGCCATGAAGGCGGCCTGGATCGAGGATCTCCTCTCGCTCGCCCCGCCGATCGCGTTCCTGGTGGCGATCCGGATCGTCAATCGGCGACCGACCGACAGGTATCCCTACGGTTTCCATCGCTCGATCGGTGTCGCACACCTCGTCGCCGGCGTCGCGCTCTTCGCCATGGGCACGTTCCTGATCGTCGACTCCGCCATCGGCCTGTTCAGGCTGGAGCATCCGCCTATCGGTTCGGTCCAGATCTTCGGTCAGACGATCTGGCTGGGCTGGCTCATGATGGCGGTCATGGCCCTGACGATCCCGCTGCCCATCTACTTCGGCCGGGTGAAGATGTCGCTTGCGAAGGAGCTGCACGACAAGGTGCTCTACGCCGACGCCGACATGAACAAGGCCGACTGGACGACCGCGGTCGGCACGATCGTCGGCGTCGCGGGCATCGGCATCGGCTGGTGGTGGGCGGATGCCGCGGCCGCGCTCTTCATCGCCGCCGGCATCCTCCGCGACGGCGTGAGGAACATGCGCTCCGCGATCACCGACCTGATGGACACCAGGGCGACGACCTTCGACGGCGACCGGCCCCACCCGGTGACGGCCGAGATCGATACCTACCTGCGTGCGCTGCCATGGGCGGCCGAGGTGGGGTCGCGGGTTCGAGACGAAGGCCATGTCTTCCACGTCGAGTCGTTCATCGTGCCGCGGCACGGTCGCACGCCGTCGTTGCGGAAGCTGCGGGAGGCACGCGACGGATGCATCGAGCTCGACTGGAAGGTGCAGGACATCGTGCTCGTGCTCGTCGATGAGCTCCCAGAGGAAGTGGGCGGGCCAGTCGGCGACCGGCAATCGGAACGGAACCGCTGA
- the pheA gene encoding prephenate dehydratase: protein MTDAAPTPPEETYSYLGPAGTFTEAALKQVAAASGAHWRAVNNVGEALADVTNGRSIAAMIAIENSIDGGVSATQDALATVPGLRILGEYLVPVNFVLVARPGTALADVRVVNAHPVAYAQSRGWLERELPEHGHIPATSNVSAAASLFEGSQADAAVAPPGITDHLDVDVLARDIGDNANAVTRFVLVSRSRALSAPTGADKTSLIVELPDDEPGALLAMLEQFSTRGVNLSLIQSRPIGDALGRYRFVVDVDGHISDERVADALLGLRRTSPKVIFLGSYPRADEQAVDYHSKYDDGIFIEARDWLRGLLSGEPE, encoded by the coding sequence ATGACGGATGCCGCGCCCACACCGCCCGAGGAGACCTACTCCTACCTGGGGCCGGCGGGCACCTTCACCGAGGCGGCGCTCAAGCAGGTCGCCGCGGCATCCGGAGCGCACTGGCGCGCAGTCAACAACGTCGGCGAAGCGCTGGCGGATGTCACGAACGGCCGCTCGATCGCCGCGATGATCGCGATCGAGAACTCGATCGACGGCGGCGTCTCGGCCACGCAAGACGCGCTCGCCACCGTGCCGGGCCTCCGCATCCTCGGCGAGTACCTCGTGCCGGTGAACTTCGTGCTCGTGGCCCGGCCCGGCACGGCGCTCGCCGACGTGCGGGTGGTCAACGCCCACCCCGTCGCCTACGCGCAGTCGCGCGGCTGGCTCGAGCGGGAGCTCCCCGAGCACGGGCACATTCCCGCGACGAGCAACGTGTCGGCCGCGGCATCCCTCTTCGAAGGCAGTCAGGCCGATGCGGCCGTTGCGCCTCCCGGCATCACCGACCACCTCGACGTCGACGTGCTCGCGCGCGACATCGGCGACAACGCCAACGCCGTCACCCGTTTCGTGCTCGTCAGCCGATCGCGGGCACTGTCGGCGCCCACGGGCGCCGACAAGACGAGCCTCATCGTCGAGTTGCCCGACGACGAGCCGGGTGCGCTGCTCGCGATGCTCGAGCAGTTCTCGACCCGAGGGGTGAATCTCTCGCTCATCCAGTCGCGTCCGATCGGCGACGCCCTCGGCCGCTACCGTTTCGTCGTCGACGTCGACGGTCACATCTCCGACGAGCGGGTCGCCGACGCGCTGCTCGGCCTGCGTCGCACGAGCCCGAAGGTCATCTTCCTCGGGTCGTACCCGCGGGCCGACGAGCAGGCGGTCGACTACCACTCGAAGTACGACGACGGCATCTTCATCGAGGCCCGCGACTGGTTGCGGGGCCTCCTGAGCGGCGAGCCCGAGTGA
- a CDS encoding DUF445 domain-containing protein has product MSAVDTADRPARSVPTDAERLAALRRMKRVATGLLVAAAVVFAVSFALQDEVPWLGYVRAAAEGAMVGAIADWFAVTALFRHPLGIPIPHTAIIPRRKNEIGATLGAFVEHEFLSDDVVLGKLRSIGIARRLGGWLRAPANAERVTAEASVAVRGVLTLLGDDDVEDVIERLARRHLFEPEWGPAIGRVGARLVAADQQRAAVDVVLEKAEAWLEAHPEAFGSMVSDRLPRWLPGFVDRLVDDRAAREVLAFIRAVRADQGHPLRLAIDRYLAELACALQHDPAMIARVEKLKDELLESPRVREFAGEAWASVKTTLEESLADPSSELRAGLTSAVIEVGARLVADEGLAAKVDAWLTDAAAYVVRNYRHEIAGVITETVERWDPRETTEKLELQVGRDLQFIRINGTVVGALAGLAIFGVATAVHALV; this is encoded by the coding sequence ATGAGTGCGGTCGACACGGCTGATCGGCCGGCGCGCAGTGTGCCCACCGACGCCGAGCGGCTCGCGGCGCTGCGCCGCATGAAGCGCGTCGCGACGGGACTGCTCGTCGCAGCGGCGGTCGTCTTCGCCGTGTCGTTCGCCCTGCAGGACGAGGTGCCGTGGCTCGGCTACGTGCGCGCGGCCGCCGAGGGCGCGATGGTCGGCGCGATCGCGGACTGGTTCGCGGTGACGGCGCTGTTCCGGCATCCGCTCGGCATCCCCATTCCGCATACGGCGATCATCCCGAGGCGCAAGAACGAGATCGGCGCGACGCTCGGCGCCTTCGTCGAGCACGAGTTCCTCTCCGACGACGTCGTGCTCGGCAAGCTCCGCTCGATCGGCATCGCCCGCCGGCTCGGTGGCTGGCTCAGGGCGCCGGCCAATGCCGAGCGGGTGACGGCCGAGGCATCCGTCGCCGTTCGCGGCGTGCTGACGCTGCTCGGCGACGACGATGTCGAAGACGTGATCGAACGGCTCGCCCGCCGGCACCTGTTCGAGCCGGAGTGGGGCCCCGCGATCGGCCGCGTCGGCGCCCGACTCGTCGCCGCCGACCAGCAGCGCGCCGCCGTCGATGTCGTGCTCGAGAAGGCCGAGGCGTGGCTCGAGGCGCATCCCGAGGCCTTCGGCAGCATGGTCTCCGACCGCCTCCCCCGCTGGCTGCCCGGTTTCGTCGACCGGCTCGTCGACGATCGTGCGGCCCGCGAGGTGCTCGCGTTCATCCGGGCCGTGCGCGCCGATCAGGGGCATCCGCTACGCCTCGCGATCGATCGGTACCTCGCCGAGCTCGCCTGCGCCCTGCAGCACGACCCGGCGATGATCGCGAGGGTCGAGAAGCTCAAGGACGAGCTGCTCGAGAGCCCGCGCGTGCGCGAGTTCGCGGGCGAGGCGTGGGCCTCGGTGAAGACGACGCTCGAGGAGTCGCTCGCCGACCCGTCGAGCGAACTGCGGGCCGGGCTGACGTCTGCGGTCATCGAGGTGGGGGCGCGGCTCGTCGCCGACGAGGGGCTCGCCGCGAAGGTCGACGCCTGGCTGACGGATGCCGCTGCCTACGTCGTGCGCAACTACCGGCACGAGATCGCGGGGGTGATCACCGAGACGGTCGAGCGCTGGGATCCGCGGGAGACGACCGAGAAGCTCGAACTGCAGGTGGGGCGCGACTTGCAGTTCATCCGCATCAACGGCACGGTCGTCGGCGCGCTCGCGGGTCTCGCGATCTTCGGGGTCGCGACCGCCGTGCACGCCCTCGTCTGA
- the pgm gene encoding phosphoglucomutase (alpha-D-glucose-1,6-bisphosphate-dependent) has product MHERAGTPATESDLIDVEALVRAYYEQHPDAAVPEQRVAFGTSGHRGSSLTSSFNEDHILAITQAIVEYRTAQGVTGPLFIGADTHALSAPAQTTALDVLVGNQVRVLVDEFDDYVPTPALSHAILKWNNDPATRAEGEADGIVITPSHNPPHDGGFKYNPPHGGPADSDATSWIANRANELIEGGLRGVRQAEPSAVETYDFLGNYVDDLANIIDFDAIRRSGIRIGADPLGGASVHYWAAIRDRYELDLTVVNERVDPAWSFMTLDWDGKIRMDPSSPSAMASVLEHGTSYDILTGNDADADRHGIVTPDGGLMNPNHYLAVAIEYLFAHRPEWRADAAIGKTLVSSSMIDRVADALGRRLWEVPVGFKWFVPGLIDGSVAFGGEESAGASFLRFDGTVWTTDKDGILLCLLASEIRAVTGRSPSELYADLVARFGDPAYERTDAAASAAQKAALGKLDGDAISATELAGQPITAKLSHAPGNGAAIGGVKVETAGAWFAARPSGTEDVYKIYAESFTGPEHLRLVQAEAKAIVDSALAQPAG; this is encoded by the coding sequence ATGCACGAGCGCGCAGGAACCCCGGCGACCGAATCCGACCTCATCGACGTGGAGGCCCTCGTCAGGGCGTACTACGAGCAGCATCCGGATGCCGCGGTGCCCGAGCAGCGCGTCGCGTTCGGCACCTCGGGCCACCGGGGGTCGTCGCTCACCTCGAGCTTCAACGAGGACCACATCCTCGCCATCACGCAGGCGATCGTCGAGTACCGCACGGCGCAGGGCGTCACGGGGCCGCTCTTCATCGGCGCCGACACGCACGCGCTCTCGGCCCCGGCGCAGACGACGGCACTCGACGTGCTCGTCGGCAACCAGGTGCGCGTGCTCGTCGACGAGTTCGACGACTACGTGCCGACGCCGGCGCTCAGCCACGCCATCCTGAAATGGAACAACGACCCCGCCACCCGCGCCGAAGGCGAGGCCGACGGCATCGTGATCACGCCATCGCACAACCCGCCGCACGACGGAGGGTTCAAGTACAACCCGCCGCACGGCGGCCCCGCCGACTCCGACGCGACGAGCTGGATCGCGAATCGCGCCAACGAACTCATCGAGGGCGGCCTGCGGGGCGTCCGGCAGGCCGAGCCGAGCGCCGTCGAGACCTACGACTTCCTCGGCAACTACGTCGACGACCTCGCGAACATCATCGACTTCGACGCCATCCGCCGCTCCGGCATCCGTATCGGCGCCGACCCGCTGGGCGGCGCATCCGTTCACTACTGGGCTGCGATCCGCGACCGCTACGAGCTCGACCTGACCGTCGTGAACGAACGCGTCGACCCCGCCTGGTCGTTCATGACGCTCGACTGGGACGGCAAGATCCGCATGGATCCGTCGTCGCCGAGCGCGATGGCGTCGGTGCTCGAGCACGGCACCAGTTACGACATCCTCACCGGCAACGACGCCGACGCCGACCGCCACGGCATCGTAACCCCCGACGGGGGTCTCATGAACCCCAACCACTACCTCGCGGTCGCGATCGAGTACCTGTTCGCGCACCGCCCGGAATGGCGAGCGGATGCCGCGATCGGCAAGACCCTCGTCTCGAGCTCGATGATCGACCGGGTCGCCGACGCGCTCGGCAGGCGACTCTGGGAGGTGCCGGTCGGGTTCAAGTGGTTCGTGCCCGGTCTCATCGACGGCTCGGTCGCCTTCGGCGGCGAAGAGAGCGCCGGCGCCTCATTCCTGCGCTTCGACGGCACCGTGTGGACGACCGACAAGGACGGCATCCTGCTGTGCCTGCTCGCGTCCGAGATCCGCGCGGTCACCGGGCGATCGCCCTCGGAACTCTATGCCGACCTCGTCGCTCGGTTCGGCGATCCGGCCTATGAGCGAACGGATGCCGCGGCATCCGCTGCCCAGAAGGCCGCTCTCGGCAAGCTCGACGGCGACGCCATCTCGGCGACCGAACTCGCCGGCCAGCCGATCACGGCGAAGCTCTCGCACGCGCCTGGCAACGGCGCGGCGATCGGCGGCGTGAAGGTCGAGACGGCGGGCGCCTGGTTCGCGGCGCGGCCGAGCGGCACCGAAGACGTCTACAAGATCTACGCCGAGTCGTTCACGGGGCCGGAACACCTGCGGCTCGTGCAGGCCGAGGCGAAGGCGATCGTCGACTCGGCACTCGCGCAGCCCGCGGGCTGA
- a CDS encoding amidase domain-containing protein, whose amino-acid sequence MHRARPSTSTPLTAIRPPRPPSPRRGGEGAQAAAKSLTLTYTSNPAIDAQLGYVLTHWSSYNTAEYTVLSGVDCANFASQSLIARGWTMDAGWNYDHATGAMSSSWASSTAMRDWLSSRPDLATPLDDSQRGLVKVGDIAQFDWDGSGDRDHTAIVTRVEHSATGTSVWVGGHTKDADYWNVDEAVATGGGSVTYFSLK is encoded by the coding sequence ATGCATCGGGCGCGCCCGTCGACGTCGACGCCGCTGACGGCGATTCGGCCACCACGGCCTCCGTCGCCGCGCAGGGGCGGCGAGGGCGCGCAGGCCGCAGCCAAGTCACTCACGCTGACGTACACCTCGAACCCCGCGATCGACGCACAGCTCGGCTACGTGCTCACCCACTGGAGCAGTTACAACACGGCCGAGTACACCGTCTTGAGCGGTGTCGACTGCGCGAACTTCGCGAGCCAGTCGCTCATCGCCCGCGGCTGGACGATGGACGCCGGTTGGAACTACGACCACGCGACCGGTGCGATGTCGTCGAGCTGGGCGAGCTCGACCGCGATGCGGGACTGGCTGTCGAGCCGCCCCGACCTCGCGACCCCGCTCGACGACTCGCAGCGCGGGCTCGTGAAGGTCGGCGACATCGCGCAGTTCGACTGGGACGGCTCGGGCGACCGCGACCACACCGCGATCGTCACACGGGTCGAGCATTCGGCGACCGGAACGAGCGTCTGGGTCGGCGGCCACACGAAAGACGCCGACTACTGGAACGTCGACGAGGCCGTCGCCACCGGCGGCGGCAGCGTCACCTACTTCTCCCTGAAGTAA
- a CDS encoding MFS transporter, which yields MNERRLRGSSMPTPAAQTRTPRRGLSLTVLVVNQLLAGVGVASGIAVAALLVEELTGAVALAGLAQSASVLGAAIVAIPLARLAIRSGRHVALATGYALAMTGAVLVIAASATGWVPLVFLGLAAFGAGAAAGLQARFAATEVAAAGFEARSMSIVLWATTIGSVAGPLLAATGDEVGVALGLPPLVGPFLFSGVAFGLSTLLVASLLRLPKPGTMATDAAEPAVLAEPAVLAEPAVLAEPAVLAEPAEAAPPVQSGSPSPGEERSIGAWAAFRTAVRDPRALFAILAIVCSHTVMVGVMVMTPVHMTAHGLSLSLVGVVISIHIIGMYGASPLVGWLVDKIGPPRVIAIGAGILTVSALIGILAPADDMLLVPLALGLLGLGWSCGLIGGSTLLTTAVEPSVRVPLQGATDAAMNLAAAASAALSGVVLGAAGFAGVNVVALLVLVPLVVAGVRAMMWQRAAAEQ from the coding sequence ATGAACGAGCGTCGCCTTCGGGGTTCGTCGATGCCGACCCCCGCGGCACAGACGCGAACCCCGCGGCGCGGTCTCTCGCTCACCGTGCTCGTCGTCAACCAATTGCTCGCCGGTGTCGGCGTCGCCTCGGGCATCGCGGTCGCGGCACTCCTCGTCGAGGAGTTGACCGGCGCCGTGGCGCTCGCCGGCCTCGCGCAATCGGCGAGCGTGCTCGGCGCCGCGATCGTCGCGATCCCGCTCGCACGGCTCGCGATCCGTTCGGGGCGCCACGTCGCGCTCGCGACGGGCTACGCGCTCGCGATGACCGGCGCGGTGCTCGTGATCGCGGCGAGCGCGACGGGCTGGGTGCCGCTCGTCTTCCTCGGGCTCGCCGCGTTCGGAGCGGGCGCCGCGGCGGGGTTGCAGGCGAGGTTCGCCGCGACCGAGGTGGCCGCTGCCGGATTCGAGGCGCGTTCGATGTCGATCGTGCTGTGGGCAACGACGATCGGGTCGGTGGCGGGCCCGCTGCTGGCGGCCACGGGTGACGAAGTGGGCGTCGCGCTCGGCCTCCCGCCGCTCGTCGGGCCATTCCTCTTCTCAGGGGTGGCGTTCGGTCTCTCGACGCTGCTCGTGGCATCGCTCCTGCGGCTCCCGAAGCCCGGCACGATGGCGACGGATGCCGCTGAGCCGGCGGTGCTCGCCGAGCCGGCGGTGCTCGCCGAGCCGGCGGTGCTCGCCGAGCCGGCGGTGCTCGCCGAGCCGGCCGAAGCGGCGCCACCTGTGCAGTCGGGCTCCCCGTCGCCGGGCGAGGAACGTTCGATCGGGGCGTGGGCGGCATTCCGCACGGCCGTCCGCGATCCGCGCGCCCTCTTCGCGATCCTCGCCATCGTGTGTTCGCACACGGTCATGGTCGGCGTGATGGTGATGACCCCGGTGCACATGACCGCGCACGGCCTGTCGCTCTCGCTCGTCGGCGTCGTGATCAGCATCCACATCATCGGCATGTACGGCGCCAGCCCGCTCGTCGGCTGGCTCGTCGACAAGATCGGCCCGCCGCGCGTGATCGCGATCGGCGCCGGCATCCTCACGGTCTCGGCGCTCATCGGCATTCTGGCGCCCGCCGACGACATGCTGCTCGTGCCGCTCGCGCTCGGCCTCCTCGGCCTCGGCTGGTCGTGCGGGCTCATCGGCGGATCGACACTGCTCACGACCGCGGTCGAGCCGTCGGTCAGGGTGCCGCTGCAGGGCGCGACGGATGCTGCGATGAATCTCGCTGCCGCGGCATCCGCTGCGCTGTCGGGCGTCGTGCTGGGTGCCGCGGGCTTCGCGGGCGTGAACGTCGTCGCGCTGCTCGTGCTCGTGCCGCTCGTCGTCGCCGGGGTGCGCGCGATGATGTGGCAGCGCGCTGCCGCAGAGCAGTAG
- a CDS encoding M15 family metallopeptidase — translation MSSSQRHEPSAEVRQRRRLVIAGALSLALVAVAVVVIGAVSGGSAAGGSPAGSTGAGASASTDASTETATARPAPGVVPAPAVVDTFDRTAHSIDDPNSIWVVVNKLRPLDPQDYEPDLVGVPVAHTWEPLLRPEAADAVVAMFEAAADEAGLSLASNSAFRSYSTQVDLYGDGGDPTTAPPGASEHQTGLAIDIGAENGCTFECLETSPEGEWLRANAYRFGFLLRYPADKVDVTGYPHEAWHFRYIGAPLATEMHETGFTTLEEFFGLPHVPLNE, via the coding sequence GTGTCATCGAGTCAGCGCCACGAGCCCTCCGCCGAGGTTCGGCAGCGTCGGCGACTCGTGATCGCCGGAGCGCTGAGCCTCGCCCTCGTCGCGGTCGCCGTCGTGGTGATCGGCGCGGTGTCGGGGGGTTCCGCCGCGGGTGGTTCGCCGGCCGGATCGACGGGGGCAGGGGCATCCGCTTCGACCGATGCCTCGACCGAAACGGCGACCGCGCGTCCGGCTCCAGGGGTCGTACCTGCGCCGGCGGTCGTCGACACCTTCGATCGCACCGCGCACTCGATCGATGACCCGAACAGCATCTGGGTCGTCGTGAACAAGCTCCGCCCGCTGGACCCGCAGGACTACGAGCCCGACCTCGTCGGGGTGCCGGTCGCGCACACGTGGGAGCCGCTTCTGCGACCCGAGGCCGCCGATGCCGTCGTCGCGATGTTCGAGGCCGCGGCCGACGAGGCCGGATTGTCCCTCGCGTCCAACAGCGCGTTCCGGAGTTACTCAACCCAGGTCGACCTCTACGGCGATGGGGGCGATCCGACGACCGCGCCGCCGGGGGCCAGCGAGCACCAGACCGGCCTCGCGATCGACATCGGGGCCGAGAACGGCTGCACCTTCGAGTGCCTCGAGACGAGCCCCGAGGGGGAGTGGCTGCGGGCGAACGCCTACCGATTCGGATTCCTGCTGCGCTACCCCGCCGACAAGGTCGACGTGACCGGATACCCGCACGAGGCGTGGCACTTCCGGTACATCGGGGCCCCGCTCGCGACCGAGATGCACGAGACCGGGTTCACGACGCTCGAGGAGTTCTTCGGGCTGCCGCACGTGCCGCTGAACGAGTAG
- a CDS encoding extracellular solute-binding protein — protein sequence MTVKLSRTKAIAAVTGAASIALIATGCSPSTGSEGGGDGGAIELTVATFNDFGYTDELLQEYMDDNPDITVVHNKAATTNEARANYFQKLGKGGLADIEAIEVDWLPEVMQYSDLLAEVPADLSDRWLDWKAGAATDTDDRLIGYGTDIGPEAVCYRSDLFAAAGLPTDRESVATLLEGDWNTYFDVGAQYSAATGKAWFDSAASSYQGMINQVEAAYEDPDSGEIIATDNAEVEDIYNQVLEASATQSAHLGQWSDDWFAGLSNGAFATMLCPGWMLGVISGNAEGVTGWDVANVFPNGGGNWGGSYLTVPADGEHVEEAQKLADWLTAPEQQIKAFVNAGTFPSQVDAYEDEALTGFVNEYFNDAPVGELFIERANAVEVSPFKGEFYFQINDAMQKALTRVEDGTQDQQASWDQWVSEVDAIG from the coding sequence GTGACCGTGAAGCTCTCACGCACCAAGGCGATCGCCGCAGTAACAGGCGCCGCATCCATCGCCCTCATCGCCACCGGTTGTTCACCGTCGACCGGCTCCGAAGGCGGAGGCGACGGCGGCGCGATCGAACTGACCGTCGCCACGTTCAACGACTTCGGCTACACCGACGAACTCCTGCAGGAGTACATGGACGACAACCCCGACATCACGGTCGTGCACAACAAGGCGGCGACGACGAATGAGGCCCGCGCCAACTACTTCCAGAAGCTCGGAAAGGGAGGGCTCGCCGACATCGAGGCGATCGAGGTCGATTGGCTGCCCGAGGTCATGCAGTACTCCGATCTGCTGGCCGAGGTCCCCGCCGACCTGAGCGACCGGTGGCTCGATTGGAAGGCCGGGGCCGCGACCGACACCGACGACCGGCTGATCGGGTACGGCACCGACATCGGCCCCGAGGCCGTGTGCTACCGCTCCGACCTCTTCGCCGCAGCCGGCCTGCCCACCGACCGCGAGTCGGTCGCGACATTGCTCGAGGGCGACTGGAACACGTACTTCGACGTCGGTGCGCAGTACTCCGCCGCGACCGGCAAGGCCTGGTTCGACTCGGCCGCCAGCAGCTACCAGGGCATGATCAACCAGGTCGAAGCGGCCTACGAAGACCCCGACTCCGGCGAGATCATCGCGACCGACAACGCTGAGGTCGAAGACATCTACAACCAGGTGCTCGAGGCGAGCGCCACGCAATCCGCCCATCTCGGGCAGTGGAGCGACGACTGGTTCGCCGGCCTCTCGAACGGCGCCTTCGCGACCATGCTCTGCCCCGGCTGGATGCTCGGCGTCATCTCGGGCAATGCCGAGGGCGTCACCGGATGGGACGTCGCGAACGTCTTCCCGAACGGCGGCGGCAACTGGGGCGGCTCCTACCTGACCGTGCCGGCCGACGGCGAACACGTCGAGGAGGCGCAGAAGCTCGCCGACTGGCTCACCGCGCCAGAGCAGCAGATCAAGGCGTTCGTGAACGCGGGCACCTTCCCGAGCCAGGTCGACGCGTACGAGGACGAGGCGCTGACCGGGTTCGTGAACGAGTACTTCAACGATGCACCGGTCGGTGAGCTCTTCATCGAGCGTGCGAACGCCGTCGAGGTCTCCCCGTTCAAGGGCGAGTTCTATTTCCAGATCAACGACGCGATGCAGAAGGCCCTGACCCGTGTCGAAGACGGCACGCAAGACCAGCAGGCCTCATGGGACCAGTGGGTCTCCGAAGTCGACGCCATCGGCTGA
- a CDS encoding carbohydrate ABC transporter permease — protein sequence MTATETDAPIRTGTPGPGRAGPPPRGIRRIAFSHRLSRWDLKLSPYLYISPFFILFIVTGLFPIAYTAVISFMDWDLVRGTGTFIGFDQYAYVLGQPKFWVALRNTFSIFLLSSVPQLVLAIFIAAMLDQNIRAKTFWRMGVLVPYVMAPVAVALIFSNMFGDQYGLVNSVLNDLGFASVPWHSDAFASHIAIATMVNFRWTGYNTLILLAAMQAIPRDYYEAAAIDGAGRLRQFFAITVPSLRPTLIFVIITSTIGGLQIFDEPRMYDQFGTGGADSQWLTITLYLYDIGWGQWNFGRAAALAWILFLIILAIGVINLLVTRRLVRNEGSNR from the coding sequence ATGACCGCCACCGAGACGGATGCCCCGATCCGCACCGGCACGCCCGGCCCGGGCCGGGCCGGCCCCCCGCCCCGAGGCATCCGGCGCATCGCCTTCTCGCACCGCCTCAGCCGGTGGGATCTGAAGCTGTCGCCCTACCTCTACATCTCGCCGTTCTTCATCCTCTTCATCGTGACCGGGCTCTTCCCGATCGCGTACACCGCCGTGATCTCCTTCATGGACTGGGATCTCGTGCGCGGCACCGGCACCTTCATCGGGTTCGACCAGTACGCCTACGTGCTCGGGCAACCGAAGTTCTGGGTCGCCCTGCGCAACACCTTCAGCATCTTCCTGCTCTCGAGCGTGCCGCAGCTCGTGCTCGCGATCTTCATCGCCGCGATGCTCGACCAGAACATCCGCGCGAAGACGTTCTGGCGCATGGGCGTGCTCGTGCCCTACGTCATGGCGCCGGTCGCCGTGGCCCTCATCTTCAGCAACATGTTCGGCGACCAGTACGGTCTCGTGAACTCCGTGCTGAACGATCTCGGCTTCGCCTCCGTGCCGTGGCACAGCGACGCCTTCGCGAGCCACATCGCGATCGCGACGATGGTGAACTTCCGCTGGACCGGGTACAACACGCTGATCCTCCTCGCCGCGATGCAGGCGATCCCGCGCGACTACTACGAGGCCGCCGCCATCGACGGAGCCGGCCGGCTTCGCCAGTTCTTCGCCATCACGGTGCCGAGCCTCCGGCCGACCCTCATCTTCGTGATCATCACCTCGACGATCGGCGGCCTCCAGATCTTCGACGAGCCGCGCATGTACGACCAGTTCGGCACCGGCGGCGCCGATTCGCAGTGGCTGACGATCACCCTGTACCTCTACGACATCGGCTGGGGGCAGTGGAACTTCGGCCGCGCAGCTGCGCTCGCCTGGATCCTCTTCCTGATCATCCTCGCGATCGGCGTCATCAACTTGCTCGTCACCCGAAGACTCGTGCGCAACGAAGGGAGCAACAGATGA